A region from the Priestia filamentosa genome encodes:
- a CDS encoding ABC transporter permease, which translates to MTFRQFAYKNVTRNIRTYAAYFLSSAFSVMIFFVYALFIFNPYIQQSITVGAAIDAMKAAEYIIFLFSFFFVLYSMSAFLKTRKREFGILMLHGMSRHQLNQMVFLENMLIGIGAIVTGLLFGLLTAKLFLMMGAKAVGITNIPFYFASKAFFLTIFSFLGLFFVISLITSLTIRTKKLLDLFQESQKVKEEPKNSIVLSLIGLACLITAYYLSLTAEGGLAVLKRFFPAVILTIIGTYFFFRQTSICILNLTKKRKYLFFKKTNIITIASLAYRLKDNARMFFMVTIVSTVSICAIGTLASFNTFAEQIEQDYPYAISYIANGEHQTEQKHIEEIKQALKEKNLGYTTFSIPILILQGKVETKEANISAGASIQRNGVSENRPLAFISRSNYIKYVEGAGNHVSPLSHLNENEVLIPPANTLTKTFMDESYMNFLQKDEYRIPGEPVMHIKDKAEHILFPPDIMASDTLIVNDAVYKRLLSKGNTETFTGFNVREWKETAGLLPRLAGDNGIVTYNPNKSYSIAVSGEPYAEQMKITNMLLFVSLLVGAVFFIAAGSFLYFRLYADLDYDKRQYATVAKVGLTEKELSNIVTKQLLLLFFIPLLVATIHSTVAFAALQDFFALSILKGVITVLISFFILQACYFTVIRTRYLKKIKQSLI; encoded by the coding sequence TTGACTTTTCGTCAGTTCGCTTACAAAAACGTTACTAGAAACATAAGAACATATGCGGCTTACTTTTTAAGCAGCGCTTTTTCCGTTATGATTTTCTTTGTGTACGCCCTATTCATTTTTAATCCCTATATTCAACAGAGTATTACTGTAGGAGCAGCCATCGATGCAATGAAAGCTGCGGAATATATCATTTTCCTTTTTTCATTCTTTTTTGTGCTCTACTCAATGAGCGCATTTTTAAAAACCCGAAAACGTGAATTTGGGATTTTAATGTTGCACGGCATGTCGCGTCATCAGCTTAATCAAATGGTCTTTTTAGAGAATATGCTCATTGGCATCGGGGCAATTGTAACAGGGCTTTTATTTGGGCTTTTAACTGCAAAACTATTTTTAATGATGGGGGCAAAAGCTGTTGGAATAACAAATATCCCATTCTACTTTGCATCAAAAGCCTTTTTCTTAACCATTTTTTCTTTCTTAGGATTATTTTTTGTTATTTCATTGATTACTAGCTTAACGATTCGAACGAAAAAACTTCTTGATCTTTTTCAGGAATCTCAAAAAGTAAAAGAAGAGCCAAAAAACTCAATTGTTCTTTCTCTTATTGGCTTAGCATGCCTTATTACAGCCTACTATTTATCGCTAACGGCAGAAGGCGGATTAGCTGTTTTAAAACGCTTCTTTCCTGCCGTCATTCTTACGATTATTGGTACATATTTTTTCTTTCGTCAAACAAGTATTTGTATCCTTAATCTTACTAAAAAGCGAAAGTACCTTTTTTTCAAGAAAACGAATATAATCACAATCGCAAGTCTTGCTTACCGTCTCAAGGACAATGCCCGTATGTTCTTTATGGTAACAATCGTCTCAACGGTTTCAATATGTGCTATCGGTACGCTCGCTTCTTTTAATACGTTCGCAGAGCAAATCGAACAAGATTACCCATATGCGATTAGCTATATAGCAAATGGTGAACATCAAACAGAGCAAAAACATATTGAGGAAATTAAACAAGCGCTTAAAGAAAAAAACTTGGGCTATACGACATTCTCCATACCAATTCTCATCCTTCAAGGAAAAGTTGAAACAAAAGAGGCGAACATATCAGCAGGAGCTTCTATTCAAAGAAACGGTGTAAGTGAAAATCGTCCCCTTGCCTTTATTTCTCGCTCAAATTATATAAAGTATGTAGAAGGAGCTGGCAATCATGTTTCGCCTTTGTCGCATCTAAACGAAAATGAAGTACTCATCCCTCCAGCAAATACGCTCACTAAAACGTTTATGGATGAGAGCTATATGAATTTTTTGCAAAAGGATGAGTATAGAATCCCTGGAGAACCTGTAATGCATATTAAAGATAAAGCAGAACACATTTTGTTTCCTCCTGATATCATGGCTTCAGATACTCTTATTGTAAATGATGCTGTATATAAACGCCTACTTTCAAAAGGAAACACTGAAACGTTCACAGGATTCAACGTTCGAGAGTGGAAAGAAACGGCGGGACTCCTACCCCGTTTAGCTGGAGACAATGGAATTGTCACCTACAATCCAAACAAGAGCTATTCCATAGCCGTTAGTGGAGAGCCTTATGCTGAACAAATGAAAATAACAAACATGCTTCTGTTTGTTTCTCTCCTCGTTGGTGCTGTCTTCTTTATTGCAGCCGGAAGTTTCCTTTATTTTCGTCTTTATGCTGATTTAGACTACGATAAACGCCAATATGCAACAGTTGCCAAAGTTGGTTTAACGGAAAAAGAACTAAGCAATATTGTAACAAAACAGCTCCTTTTACTCTTTTTCATTCCTCTTCTTGTGGCGACTATTCATAGTACTGTTGCTTTTGCTGCTCTGCAAGATTTCTTTGCTCTCTCAATTTTAAAAGGAGTCATTACTGTCCTTATTAGCTTTTTCATTTTACAGGCTTGCTATTTTACAGTCATTCGAACTCGCTATCTTAAGAAAATTAAGCAATCACTCATCTAA
- a CDS encoding FtsX-like permease family protein, whose amino-acid sequence MTFQQFAYKNVTRNKRTYGAYFLSSAFSVMIFFMYALFIFNPHIKTGLVVGVAVQAMTISEYIMYIFSFFFVLYSVSTFLKTRKREFGILMMHGMSKQQLYQLIFLENMLIGIFAIITGIACGLLFEKLLLLMGSRILGIEELPFYLSWKAVSLTSFSFLCLFAAVSIFTLFTLRVNKLIDLFQAVQKPKKEPKASVLLSLLCALLLFSSYFLAFTTKGGDIVIRMLPVIMMTIVGTYFFYTQLSVFVLKISRKKRTLFLQKTNIVSIANLAYRLKDNARIFFLVTIVSTVSFCAIGAFSSFNVLNQEVEKSYPVAINYISKKNNTLEEKHVEDIENGLQQNNVSYSKMTFPIRYVKTTVGEEVLYISFSQYQKFLKETGKTETIRTLKNGEAYLLPTTLWDEKQFTAQTYSLKGENHGFLSIKDVASHIMLPNTLLPSQGVIVSDELYEKLSPSKTETYVGWNTESFSKTNDIGANISHTGLVSSSDNKSYALAVGGTVLASQKQIFNTMFFVALLVGAVFFIASGSFLYFRLYADLDYDIRQYNTIARIGLTDQELRTIVTKQLLLLFFVPFMLAVSHSLFAFKALQSLFSISIAQNMILVLLSFLAAQIAYFLLIRTQYLKILKTKLL is encoded by the coding sequence ATGACCTTTCAACAGTTCGCTTATAAAAATGTAACCCGAAACAAACGAACGTATGGAGCTTATTTTTTAAGCAGCGCTTTTTCCGTTATGATTTTCTTCATGTATGCGCTGTTTATTTTTAATCCCCATATTAAAACCGGTCTTGTTGTAGGGGTCGCCGTTCAAGCGATGACAATCTCTGAATATATTATGTACATTTTCTCGTTTTTCTTTGTACTCTATTCAGTTAGCACCTTTTTAAAAACGAGAAAGAGAGAGTTTGGCATTTTAATGATGCACGGTATGTCTAAACAGCAACTATATCAACTCATTTTTTTAGAAAATATGCTCATTGGTATTTTTGCGATTATAACCGGAATAGCGTGCGGACTTCTGTTCGAGAAACTCTTGTTACTGATGGGGAGCCGTATACTTGGTATCGAGGAGCTTCCTTTTTATTTATCATGGAAGGCTGTCAGTTTAACCTCTTTTTCCTTTTTATGTTTGTTTGCAGCTGTATCAATATTTACTCTTTTTACACTTAGAGTAAATAAACTTATTGACCTTTTTCAAGCAGTGCAAAAACCAAAAAAAGAACCAAAAGCATCTGTTTTACTTTCTCTTTTATGTGCGCTTCTGCTCTTTTCTTCTTATTTCTTAGCTTTTACAACAAAAGGCGGAGATATTGTCATTAGAATGCTTCCGGTTATTATGATGACGATTGTTGGTACCTATTTTTTCTATACACAACTGAGCGTTTTTGTTCTTAAGATTTCACGAAAAAAACGCACGCTTTTTTTGCAAAAAACAAATATCGTGTCGATCGCAAATCTTGCTTATCGACTGAAAGATAATGCTCGGATATTTTTTCTTGTTACTATTGTTTCCACCGTTTCTTTTTGTGCAATTGGAGCATTTTCTTCGTTTAATGTATTAAACCAAGAAGTAGAAAAAAGTTATCCAGTAGCTATAAACTATATTTCAAAAAAGAATAATACGTTGGAAGAAAAACATGTGGAGGATATTGAAAATGGCTTACAACAAAACAACGTATCGTATAGCAAAATGACTTTCCCTATTCGCTATGTAAAAACAACGGTAGGAGAAGAAGTTTTATATATTTCATTTTCCCAATATCAAAAGTTTTTGAAGGAAACAGGAAAGACAGAAACGATTCGAACGTTAAAAAATGGCGAGGCTTACCTTCTCCCAACAACCCTCTGGGATGAAAAACAGTTTACAGCACAAACATATTCGCTTAAGGGAGAAAACCATGGTTTCTTATCTATTAAAGATGTGGCTAGCCACATTATGTTGCCAAACACCCTTTTGCCAAGTCAAGGTGTGATCGTAAGTGATGAACTTTATGAAAAACTTTCTCCCTCTAAGACTGAAACATATGTTGGCTGGAATACAGAAAGCTTCTCCAAAACAAACGATATTGGGGCAAATATTAGTCATACCGGCCTTGTTTCATCGAGCGATAATAAATCCTATGCACTGGCTGTTGGAGGAACAGTGTTAGCTTCTCAAAAGCAAATTTTCAATACAATGTTCTTTGTAGCTTTGCTTGTTGGAGCCGTGTTTTTCATTGCGTCCGGAAGCTTCTTATACTTCAGGCTCTATGCGGATTTAGATTACGACATAAGGCAATACAATACAATTGCAAGAATTGGGCTAACAGATCAAGAGTTGCGTACGATTGTTACAAAACAACTTCTCTTGCTTTTCTTTGTCCCTTTCATGCTCGCTGTCTCTCACAGCTTGTTTGCTTTTAAAGCTCTCCAAAGCTTATTTTCTATTTCAATTGCTCAAAATATGATTCTTGTTCTATTAAGCTTCTTAGCAGCTCAAATTGCTTATTTTCTACTTATTCGAACACAATATTTAAAAATACTCAAAACAAAGCTTTTATAA
- a CDS encoding ABC transporter ATP-binding protein, whose translation MAILNVRHLTKIYEGKISYKALDNINFSIEKGEFVGIMGPSGSGKTTLLNMIATIDKPTSGEIFIGGKNPHSLNKRNTALFRRRELGFVFQYFNLLDTLTVEENIILPLTLDGVKIKEMEKKLGSVSKKLGIDSILKKRVYEISGGQMQRTAIARAIIHTPSLVLADEPTGNLDSKSSKDVMETLSAINIEEGATTMMVTHDAVAASYCDRVIFIKDGKFYNEIYKGENRQAFFQKIIDMLSLLGGDTHDLSTVRL comes from the coding sequence ATGGCTATTTTAAATGTTAGGCATCTAACGAAAATATACGAAGGGAAAATCTCATATAAAGCGCTAGATAACATCAACTTTTCGATTGAAAAAGGTGAATTTGTGGGCATTATGGGACCGTCTGGAAGTGGAAAAACAACCCTTTTAAACATGATTGCCACAATTGATAAGCCCACATCAGGAGAAATATTTATTGGAGGAAAAAATCCTCATTCTTTAAACAAACGAAATACGGCTCTTTTTAGACGCCGTGAGCTTGGATTTGTTTTTCAATACTTCAATCTACTTGATACGTTAACAGTTGAAGAAAATATTATTCTTCCATTAACACTGGATGGCGTGAAAATAAAAGAAATGGAAAAGAAACTTGGTTCTGTTTCAAAAAAGCTTGGAATTGATAGCATTTTAAAAAAGCGTGTCTATGAAATCTCAGGAGGACAAATGCAAAGAACCGCCATTGCTAGAGCAATTATTCATACTCCGTCTCTCGTATTAGCAGATGAACCAACAGGTAATTTGGACTCTAAATCATCCAAAGATGTGATGGAAACATTGTCTGCTATTAACATTGAAGAAGGTGCCACAACGATGATGGTAACTCATGATGCTGTTGCTGCAAGCTACTGTGATCGCGTTATTTTTATTAAAGACGGAAAATTTTATAACGAAATCTACAAAGGAGAAAATAGACAAGCATTCTTTCAAAAAATTATTGATATGCTTTCTCTTTTAGGAGGCGACACACATGACCTTTCAACAGTTCGCTTATAA
- a CDS encoding sensor histidine kinase codes for MKLFFKDHLLLTILYGIQLVLTLLIYWLDGNVRITTALYSILLSSVIYVMYLFYRYTTHRSFYKKLSYPPESLNDVGDKKAETPLSSAFYEFERKRLQQYQQNIHQYKHRLDHHITFMNQWVHHMKTPLSVIHLMMERRDDREALAIQDEVDRLKKGLDLVLYTSRLGAFTYDFHVEMLELNEFIRKVTSSQKRLFIRNRVYPHIDIKKNTWITSDEKWLSFALTQLITNAVRYSSEGSKLFFTSYNEKDHIALEVRDEGIGIPKEDLSRVFDPYFTGENGRKFQESTGMGLYLVKQIGEKLHHNITITSKVEEGTTVRLLFQKAAH; via the coding sequence ATGAAACTTTTTTTCAAAGATCACCTTCTTCTCACAATACTCTACGGTATACAGCTTGTTCTCACTTTACTTATTTATTGGCTTGACGGAAACGTGCGTATTACAACAGCGCTTTACTCTATCTTATTAAGCAGTGTTATTTACGTTATGTACCTTTTTTATCGCTATACAACGCACCGTTCGTTTTATAAAAAACTTTCTTACCCTCCAGAGAGTCTAAACGATGTTGGAGATAAAAAAGCAGAGACTCCTTTATCCTCTGCGTTTTATGAATTTGAAAGAAAAAGACTACAGCAATATCAACAAAACATTCACCAATATAAGCACAGGCTTGATCATCATATTACCTTTATGAATCAGTGGGTTCATCACATGAAAACACCCCTATCTGTCATTCACCTTATGATGGAAAGGCGAGATGATCGGGAAGCCCTTGCAATTCAAGATGAAGTAGATCGGCTTAAAAAAGGGCTTGATCTTGTTTTATATACGTCACGTCTTGGTGCTTTTACCTATGACTTTCATGTTGAAATGTTAGAGCTAAATGAATTTATTCGAAAAGTGACCTCTTCTCAAAAACGTCTGTTTATTCGCAACCGCGTTTATCCACATATCGACATAAAAAAAAATACGTGGATTACATCTGATGAGAAATGGTTGTCATTTGCGCTTACCCAGTTGATCACAAATGCTGTCCGCTATTCAAGCGAAGGAAGCAAATTATTTTTCACCTCTTATAATGAAAAAGATCATATAGCCCTTGAAGTAAGAGATGAAGGCATTGGGATTCCTAAAGAAGACCTTTCACGCGTTTTTGATCCCTATTTCACAGGGGAAAATGGCCGGAAATTTCAAGAATCAACGGGTATGGGACTTTATCTCGTGAAACAGATTGGTGAAAAGCTTCATCATAACATTACGATTACTTCAAAGGTGGAAGAAGGTACAACAGTCCGACTTCTCTTCCAAAAAGCAGCGCATTAA
- a CDS encoding response regulator transcription factor, translating to MRKIFIVEDDPSLVALLEEHLQRFEYETCSVQNFEKVTEEFQTFAPDLVLLDVNLPKFDGYYWCRQMRACSTCPILFISAREGKMDQVMALENGADDYITKPFDYEIVMAKIKSQLRRAYGTYANNYHDRNVKAGGLTLDFERLFLSYNQKKVELSLTEAKILDEMMKKHEHVVSRDRLLEKIWDEQAFVDDNTLNVYIARVRKKMKELEIYNALQTVRGVGYRLYVGEGE from the coding sequence ATGCGAAAAATTTTTATTGTAGAAGATGATCCAAGCCTTGTTGCACTGCTAGAAGAACACTTACAAAGGTTCGAATATGAAACATGCAGCGTTCAAAATTTTGAAAAGGTAACAGAAGAGTTTCAGACCTTTGCACCAGACCTTGTTCTTCTTGATGTGAACTTGCCTAAATTTGATGGCTATTACTGGTGTCGACAAATGCGGGCTTGTTCAACATGCCCTATTTTATTTATTTCAGCGCGTGAAGGAAAAATGGATCAAGTGATGGCGCTTGAAAATGGGGCTGATGATTATATTACGAAACCATTTGATTATGAGATTGTAATGGCCAAGATTAAAAGTCAGCTTCGTCGTGCATATGGCACATATGCTAATAACTATCATGATCGTAACGTTAAAGCTGGAGGCCTTACCTTAGACTTTGAACGTCTCTTTTTATCTTACAATCAAAAAAAGGTAGAACTTAGTTTAACGGAAGCAAAAATCTTAGATGAAATGATGAAAAAGCATGAACATGTCGTAAGCCGTGACCGATTACTCGAAAAAATTTGGGATGAACAAGCTTTTGTGGATGATAATACGCTAAATGTATACATTGCCCGCGTTCGTAAAAAAATGAAAGAATTGGAGATCTATAACGCTCTGCAAACAGTAAGAGGCGTAGGATATCGGCTCTATGTTGGTGAAGGAGAATGA
- a CDS encoding aspartate aminotransferase family protein codes for MSHLIKPILDGTYPKVSYGKGVFLYDEHGKDYLDASSGAVTVSVGHGVQEITDVLENQAKRVSFVYRSQFTSEAAERLAEKIYKLSNGHLSYSFFVNSGTEATETAMKMALQHFQEKGQGSKLKILSRWMSYHGITIGSLSMSGHSIRRTRFVPLLQDYPTVSAPYCYRCPYHMEFPSCQLRCADELERAIIRIGEEHIAAFIAEPIIGAAGAAITPPPGYYERIRDICDRYNILFIADEVMTGLGRTGKMFGYDHWEAKPDIVTLGKGLGAGYTPIAAAVATEEVMLPIKKGSKLVMSGHTFSANPLSCATALSVLQYVEKHNLVNESARKGAYLKKELLKLKERFSIIGDVRGEGLLLGVEFVEDKKTKYPFPTSAQLTNQIIQSAMQNGLLLYPSAAGIEGVRGDAVIISPPFTIKEGEIKELLRRFEKTLLSIEKRLKNNQEERE; via the coding sequence ATGTCTCATTTGATTAAACCCATTCTTGATGGCACATATCCAAAAGTCTCATATGGAAAAGGCGTTTTTTTATATGATGAACATGGTAAAGACTATTTGGACGCTTCTTCAGGAGCGGTTACTGTTAGTGTTGGTCACGGTGTTCAAGAAATAACAGATGTTTTAGAAAATCAAGCAAAACGCGTTAGTTTTGTTTATCGCTCGCAGTTTACAAGCGAAGCGGCTGAGAGATTGGCTGAAAAAATTTATAAGCTTTCTAATGGCCATCTAAGCTACAGTTTTTTTGTTAACAGTGGAACAGAAGCAACGGAAACGGCGATGAAAATGGCGTTGCAACACTTTCAAGAAAAAGGGCAAGGAAGCAAACTGAAAATTTTATCACGCTGGATGAGCTACCACGGTATTACAATTGGGTCTTTATCAATGTCAGGTCACTCTATCCGCAGAACGCGTTTTGTTCCTCTTTTGCAAGATTATCCAACTGTTTCAGCTCCTTATTGCTATCGATGTCCATATCATATGGAGTTTCCTTCCTGCCAGTTACGATGTGCTGATGAATTAGAACGAGCCATTATTCGAATTGGAGAAGAGCATATTGCAGCATTTATTGCAGAACCAATCATTGGAGCAGCAGGGGCTGCCATTACGCCACCACCTGGGTATTATGAACGTATCCGGGATATTTGTGACCGCTATAATATTTTATTTATTGCAGATGAAGTCATGACAGGACTAGGCCGAACAGGAAAAATGTTTGGATACGATCATTGGGAAGCAAAGCCAGATATTGTTACGCTTGGAAAAGGATTAGGGGCAGGATATACGCCAATTGCAGCAGCTGTTGCAACAGAAGAAGTGATGCTTCCTATAAAAAAAGGCTCTAAGCTCGTTATGAGTGGGCATACGTTCAGCGCAAATCCTTTGTCTTGTGCAACAGCCCTATCTGTTCTTCAATATGTTGAAAAACATAATCTAGTCAATGAATCAGCTCGAAAGGGAGCGTATTTAAAGAAAGAGCTATTAAAATTGAAAGAACGTTTTTCTATTATTGGTGATGTAAGAGGAGAAGGACTTTTATTAGGAGTAGAATTTGTAGAGGATAAGAAAACAAAATATCCCTTTCCAACTTCTGCTCAACTGACAAATCAAATTATCCAAAGCGCAATGCAAAATGGTCTACTTCTTTATCCTTCAGCAGCAGGGATTGAAGGTGTTAGAGGAGATGCTGTTATTATTTCACCTCCTTTTACAATAAAAGAAGGGGAGATAAAAGAACTCTTACGTCGATTTGAAAAAACGTTATTAAGTATAGAGAAGCGCTTAAAAAATAATCAGGAGGAAAGAGAATGA
- a CDS encoding CoA transferase subunit A, with the protein MNNVYGKIVSVQEALSHIKSHSTVMFGGFGGIGSPPTLIQGMIDKGIEDLVLIGNDTGFPTIGIGKLIVSGAAKKVIVSHIGSNPVAGEKMTNKELEIEFSPQGTLIERIRAGGVGLGGILIDIGMDNETVTKGKKKVEVQGKTYLLETPLTADVSIIYAKKADSFGNLIYDKTAQNTNPFIAMAGEKTIAEVEEIVPLGSLNPDEIMTQGCFVDMVVQSEGVNWKWVWEKR; encoded by the coding sequence ATGAATAATGTGTACGGGAAGATCGTCTCAGTTCAAGAAGCGCTCTCACATATTAAATCGCATTCTACTGTAATGTTTGGCGGATTTGGAGGAATTGGGAGTCCACCAACACTCATTCAAGGAATGATTGATAAAGGGATAGAAGATCTTGTTCTGATTGGGAATGATACAGGATTTCCGACAATTGGAATTGGCAAGCTTATCGTCAGCGGCGCCGCAAAGAAAGTGATTGTATCTCATATTGGGTCAAACCCAGTAGCAGGGGAAAAGATGACAAATAAAGAACTTGAAATCGAGTTTTCTCCACAAGGGACGCTAATTGAACGTATACGAGCAGGCGGTGTTGGGTTAGGAGGTATTTTAATAGACATTGGAATGGATAATGAAACAGTTACAAAAGGGAAGAAAAAAGTAGAAGTACAAGGGAAAACGTATTTACTTGAAACACCTCTTACAGCAGATGTGTCTATTATTTATGCTAAAAAGGCAGATTCGTTCGGGAATTTAATTTATGACAAGACTGCCCAAAATACAAACCCTTTTATTGCAATGGCAGGAGAAAAAACGATTGCTGAAGTAGAGGAAATCGTCCCGCTTGGAAGTTTGAACCCGGATGAAATTATGACACAAGGATGCTTCGTTGACATGGTTGTGCAAAGCGAAGGAGTGAACTGGAAATGGGTATGGGAAAAGAGGTAA
- a CDS encoding 3-oxoacid CoA-transferase subunit B, with product MGMGKEVRNKIAKRAAKEVKNGMIVNLGIGIPSLVPNFLTAQNVMFHAENGMLGMGETPYEGHEDPHICNAGGLPVTEVKGASYFDSSIAFAIIRRGLLDMTVLGALEVSEKGDLANWIVPGKRVPGMGGAMELAQKAKKVVVVMSHLDRKGRSKIVKNCSLPLTSSRCVDMIITDLAVFHIKEEKLWLAEVMESYSIKDVVKATDATVHLGSSISSF from the coding sequence ATGGGTATGGGAAAAGAGGTAAGAAATAAAATTGCCAAAAGAGCAGCTAAAGAAGTCAAAAATGGCATGATTGTGAACTTAGGAATCGGCATTCCATCGCTCGTTCCCAACTTCTTAACCGCACAAAACGTTATGTTTCACGCTGAGAATGGAATGTTAGGAATGGGAGAAACTCCGTACGAAGGCCACGAAGATCCTCATATATGTAATGCAGGAGGATTGCCTGTTACAGAAGTGAAGGGAGCTTCTTATTTTGATAGCTCTATTGCTTTTGCTATTATAAGGCGCGGTCTTCTTGATATGACGGTTTTAGGAGCTCTTGAAGTAAGTGAAAAAGGAGATTTAGCCAATTGGATTGTTCCCGGGAAACGCGTGCCTGGTATGGGAGGGGCAATGGAGCTTGCTCAAAAGGCTAAAAAGGTAGTTGTAGTTATGAGTCATCTTGACCGAAAAGGGCGCTCAAAGATTGTTAAAAACTGTTCTTTACCGCTTACGTCTTCAAGGTGTGTGGATATGATTATTACCGATTTAGCTGTCTTTCACATTAAAGAAGAAAAACTTTGGCTCGCGGAAGTCATGGAGTCCTACAGTATAAAAGATGTTGTGAAAGCAACAGATGCTACGGTTCACCTTGGAAGTTCCATTTCGTCATTTTAA
- a CDS encoding peptidase has protein sequence MKEYKEKVHETLTTYKNEGINLLKRLVNERSVQNHEESVQAIVIEYLRSLGLQIDVWEPDINELKAHPAFVSTRETFKGSPNVVGLLRGSGGGRSLILNGHIDVVPEGDIAWWDSNPYEAVVKDGKVYGRGATDMKGGNVSMLLALKVMKELKVSLKGDVIFQSVIEEESGGAGTLSCILRGYKADGALIPEPTNMKIFPSQQGSAWFRIKVKGRSAHGGTRYEGVSAIEKAQKVLHHLNMLEKIRNEEITSPLYKNVPIPIPINVGKMSGGSWPSSVPDEVVLEGRLGIGPHESIHEAKKMLETSLLTLSEEDEWFALHPAEVSWFGAHWLPSEVEETHPLIKCLTDAYSLTYNEEPTVEASPWGTDGGLLTNCAKTPAIIFGPGVTEVAHFPNEYIEIESVFEAAEIIALTMLDWCGVKE, from the coding sequence ATGAAGGAATACAAAGAGAAAGTACATGAAACGTTAACAACATATAAAAATGAAGGAATCAATCTATTAAAAAGGTTAGTAAATGAAAGAAGTGTTCAAAACCACGAAGAAAGCGTTCAAGCTATTGTCATTGAATATTTACGTTCGCTTGGGCTTCAGATTGACGTCTGGGAACCAGATATTAATGAACTAAAAGCACATCCTGCCTTTGTTTCGACAAGAGAAACGTTTAAAGGAAGTCCAAATGTTGTGGGACTTTTACGCGGAAGTGGGGGAGGGCGTTCGCTAATATTGAACGGTCATATTGATGTTGTGCCAGAAGGAGATATAGCGTGGTGGGATTCTAATCCTTATGAAGCAGTTGTAAAAGATGGGAAGGTGTACGGGCGCGGTGCAACAGACATGAAAGGGGGAAACGTCTCCATGCTTTTAGCTCTTAAAGTGATGAAGGAGTTAAAGGTTTCCTTAAAAGGAGACGTTATCTTTCAAAGTGTGATTGAAGAAGAAAGCGGAGGGGCTGGGACACTTTCCTGCATTTTAAGAGGATACAAAGCAGACGGAGCTTTGATTCCTGAACCAACCAACATGAAAATTTTTCCTAGCCAGCAAGGATCAGCCTGGTTTCGCATCAAAGTGAAAGGAAGATCGGCACATGGTGGAACACGCTATGAGGGAGTAAGTGCAATTGAAAAAGCTCAAAAGGTACTGCACCATTTAAACATGCTTGAGAAAATACGAAATGAAGAAATTACAAGTCCTCTTTATAAAAATGTACCAATTCCGATTCCCATTAATGTTGGAAAGATGAGCGGAGGTTCTTGGCCTTCTTCTGTGCCAGATGAAGTAGTTTTAGAAGGGAGACTTGGTATTGGACCGCATGAAAGCATCCATGAGGCAAAAAAAATGCTCGAAACATCGCTTTTAACGCTCAGTGAGGAAGATGAATGGTTTGCTCTCCATCCAGCAGAGGTTTCTTGGTTTGGAGCGCACTGGCTTCCAAGCGAAGTAGAAGAAACGCATCCACTTATAAAGTGTCTTACTGATGCATATTCTTTGACATATAACGAGGAGCCAACTGTTGAAGCTTCACCATGGGGAACAGATGGGGGACTTTTAACAAACTGTGCTAAAACTCCAGCTATCATTTTTGGTCCGGGTGTGACAGAGGTAGCCCATTTTCCAAATGAATATATTGAAATTGAATCGGTGTTTGAAGCAGCAGAAATTATTGCATTAACAATGCTAGATTGGTGTGGGGTGAAAGAATAA